Proteins from a single region of Paenibacillus sp. BIHB 4019:
- a CDS encoding MerR family transcriptional regulator yields the protein MPKTQDAKGIKETYTIKEAAGLGGLSEDTIRYYEKIGVLPQAERKNNTHRFYRMKDIETMKMLVCLKKTGMSLDEIRPFIGVSFINKPSDYPELVQLMLNHKQQIQQQIADLQQVLDFIDDKLKITSFEQGGCPQ from the coding sequence ATGCCGAAAACGCAGGATGCAAAGGGAATAAAGGAAACATACACGATTAAAGAGGCAGCTGGATTAGGAGGATTATCAGAGGATACGATCCGTTATTATGAGAAAATCGGCGTTTTGCCGCAGGCGGAGCGTAAAAACAACACCCATCGTTTTTACCGGATGAAGGATATTGAAACGATGAAGATGCTGGTCTGCCTGAAGAAAACGGGCATGTCGCTTGACGAGATAAGACCGTTTATAGGTGTGTCCTTCATCAACAAACCGTCGGATTACCCCGAGCTTGTGCAATTAATGCTGAACCATAAGCAGCAAATTCAGCAGCAAATAGCGGATTTGCAGCAGGTGCTGGACTTCATTGATGACAAGCTGAAAATCACCTCTTTTGAGCAAGGGGGCTGCCCTCAGTAG
- a CDS encoding GNAT family N-acetyltransferase: MQELTAAEFNMVNPMLEKLGNKAVYALSVIQQLQPGKVLVNNKKNPTAAFITSVGGFYCLLGAANDVLFNEGVIRFLNDRDSHSIRFYALALFSTDWELLLDGEKLINAAKIKRAYFQFNKEKFLQTYCDYPFVLNAEFNDEGLNLEIANQYREDFYPYYKIVWDSAQQFIDNGVGHFVTKDDKIVSVCSSPYVGGGYAEIDIMTVEKYKRKGLAAWAGVHFIKECLNKGLTPNWCCHSDNSESLSVAQKLCFEQIDEHPMYWYNG, translated from the coding sequence ATGCAGGAGCTAACAGCAGCAGAGTTTAATATGGTTAATCCAATGCTTGAAAAGTTAGGAAATAAAGCGGTCTATGCTTTATCGGTAATCCAGCAGCTTCAACCAGGAAAGGTGTTAGTAAACAATAAGAAAAATCCTACAGCCGCATTCATAACGAGTGTTGGTGGATTCTATTGTTTATTGGGAGCTGCAAACGATGTTCTATTTAATGAGGGGGTTATACGGTTCCTAAACGATAGAGACAGCCATTCTATTCGCTTTTATGCTCTAGCTTTATTTTCAACGGATTGGGAACTGCTGCTAGATGGAGAAAAACTAATAAATGCGGCCAAGATTAAAAGGGCTTATTTCCAATTTAACAAGGAAAAATTTCTTCAAACTTATTGCGATTATCCGTTTGTGCTCAATGCTGAATTCAACGATGAAGGATTAAATCTAGAAATAGCTAACCAATATCGAGAGGACTTTTATCCGTATTATAAAATAGTTTGGGATTCGGCCCAACAATTTATCGATAATGGTGTCGGTCATTTTGTGACAAAAGACGATAAGATTGTCAGTGTTTGTTCCTCTCCCTATGTTGGAGGCGGTTACGCTGAAATCGACATCATGACAGTAGAAAAATATAAACGAAAAGGGCTCGCTGCGTGGGCTGGTGTCCATTTTATTAAGGAGTGTCTTAATAAAGGACTGACACCAAACTGGTGCTGTCATTCCGATAACTCGGAGTCCTTAAGTGTCGCCCAAAAGCTTTGTTTTGAGCAAATAGACGAGCATCCTATGTATTGGTACAACGGTTAA
- a CDS encoding Ig-like domain-containing protein has product MNNYWRKMTHFSRSKGPAIILCATMLGTALPLPNGANATPATSNFFTPIVNKDIPWIKPSSDSTAPFGAAIEHHSSRISLDASVLFSGVAGLSQLTASSSDSAVATANAYQLYTELEIISAGTTTITLEAQTPTLEKLTEQFQLTVTRIGDTTGDGVVTAADALYIMKVVNSGVVLTPEEINLLDINRDGVVTAADATKLLSSYAGKGSSATSSNYIITLSSINDAPVLHGASLAGLLKAGEMMTVQYDYFDAENDAEAASRFQWYRGTQADGSDRTAIAGATSPAYPIASEDVGFYLFVEATPVAAAGITDGLSHLLATSTVVPDTSAPYIQNRVPAHSAVDISVAADLELTMNKPVTAVSGKKIYITNTANPLDVLAYDADDASHIIIDGKNISIKHADLDSETSYSVTIDAGAFIDQAGNAFEGISSSSAWSFATADVAAPLLVETSPANQEANYALLAEPSLSFNEDIVPVTGKKITIRRATDDTIVQTYIVSEPDQVTIQGGKAILHPSSQLFQFTSITAYYVEVEEGAFTDVHGNAFAGISDDAAWTFMTADTRKLTAVDLEDLTEDQLRASGGAIFAVALEEDTFNSAAGTGDFELNHAPQGMTILDVLPLSPNEIWLSVDYDGTDFDTDITNFSITAKASALTSGRTLKTADMLIAATDELEITSLSPANQAINTNKNLTLSLTFNRPVTAAAGQTLTVYKASDDTVAASIALNDPSKVTFSANTANVQVAGLSGATAYYVKFAAGSFKDSNGLASTGMSSKTQWTFTTAADAPSFTTSPVYIAEFLLENGNRSAVEIYSNSSDLTGYSLFVYGRQTTNGQYYEHEIALPMLTQNGLTIIIDTAFYDYMDITSAYYFNYEDKFSPEWNITVSGLALKKNGVVVDVVGDISSNGALTSSLFPSGGTMVRKSGQIGKSLYDTSQWSYYPKGTYQYIGYHTS; this is encoded by the coding sequence ATGAATAATTATTGGCGTAAAATGACTCATTTCTCCCGCAGCAAAGGACCTGCGATTATTTTGTGCGCGACCATGCTGGGGACCGCTCTGCCGCTGCCAAATGGAGCGAATGCCACTCCGGCAACCTCCAACTTTTTCACCCCGATCGTCAACAAAGATATTCCCTGGATTAAGCCTTCCTCGGATTCTACCGCCCCATTTGGTGCGGCTATCGAGCATCACAGCTCCCGTATTTCCTTGGATGCAAGTGTGCTGTTCTCCGGTGTTGCGGGCCTTTCCCAGCTGACAGCCTCGTCCAGCGATTCCGCCGTTGCTACGGCAAATGCTTATCAGCTTTATACAGAATTAGAGATTATATCGGCGGGGACAACTACGATTACGCTTGAAGCGCAAACCCCAACGCTTGAAAAACTGACGGAGCAGTTCCAGTTGACCGTAACCCGCATCGGGGATACGACTGGCGACGGTGTTGTCACTGCTGCGGACGCCCTGTACATTATGAAGGTCGTGAACAGCGGCGTTGTACTGACGCCGGAAGAGATTAATCTGCTCGATATTAACCGTGACGGCGTTGTCACCGCTGCGGACGCAACCAAGCTGCTAAGCAGCTATGCGGGCAAAGGCTCCTCGGCAACCAGCTCCAATTACATCATCACGCTCAGCTCTATCAACGATGCTCCTGTGCTGCACGGCGCTTCGCTCGCTGGCTTGCTGAAAGCAGGCGAAATGATGACGGTGCAATACGATTATTTTGATGCTGAAAATGACGCCGAAGCCGCTTCCCGCTTCCAATGGTATCGCGGCACGCAGGCAGATGGCTCGGACCGCACGGCCATTGCCGGCGCAACTTCGCCAGCCTATCCCATAGCGTCAGAAGACGTCGGCTTCTACTTATTTGTAGAAGCTACACCAGTTGCGGCGGCAGGCATAACCGATGGGCTATCCCACTTGCTGGCCACCAGCACGGTAGTGCCAGATACGTCCGCACCCTATATACAGAACCGGGTTCCGGCTCATTCCGCGGTTGACATTAGCGTAGCTGCCGATTTGGAGCTGACAATGAATAAACCCGTTACAGCTGTTTCCGGTAAAAAAATCTATATTACAAATACGGCGAATCCGCTTGATGTTTTGGCCTACGATGCAGACGATGCTAGTCATATCATCATAGATGGCAAAAATATATCGATTAAGCATGCCGATCTAGACAGCGAGACAAGCTATTCCGTCACGATTGACGCTGGCGCATTCATCGATCAGGCGGGCAATGCCTTTGAAGGCATCAGCAGTTCTTCAGCTTGGAGCTTTGCAACTGCCGATGTCGCCGCTCCTCTGCTCGTGGAGACCTCTCCTGCAAATCAGGAGGCGAATTATGCTTTGTTAGCCGAGCCTTCACTATCCTTTAACGAGGATATCGTTCCGGTCACAGGCAAAAAAATTACGATTCGGCGGGCCACAGACGATACGATCGTGCAAACCTACATCGTATCTGAACCAGATCAGGTTACAATTCAAGGCGGTAAAGCGATTCTCCATCCCTCTTCACAACTTTTTCAATTCACGAGCATAACTGCTTATTACGTAGAGGTTGAGGAAGGCGCATTTACAGATGTGCATGGCAATGCCTTTGCAGGCATCAGCGATGATGCAGCTTGGACGTTCATGACCGCAGATACGCGGAAATTAACTGCTGTTGATCTTGAGGATTTGACGGAGGATCAACTGCGAGCTTCCGGCGGGGCTATTTTCGCTGTTGCATTAGAGGAGGATACGTTCAATTCGGCGGCAGGCACGGGCGACTTTGAGTTGAACCATGCTCCACAAGGCATGACCATACTCGATGTGTTGCCTTTATCCCCCAATGAAATTTGGCTATCGGTAGATTACGATGGCACCGACTTTGATACGGATATTACAAACTTCAGCATTACAGCCAAGGCAAGCGCTTTGACTAGCGGACGCACGCTTAAGACTGCTGACATGCTTATTGCAGCAACGGATGAACTGGAAATTACCAGCCTGTCTCCTGCCAACCAAGCGATAAATACGAATAAAAATTTGACGCTTTCGCTTACGTTTAATCGGCCCGTTACAGCCGCAGCAGGCCAAACGCTTACCGTGTATAAAGCATCAGACGATACCGTTGCCGCTAGCATCGCTCTCAATGACCCATCCAAGGTGACGTTCAGCGCCAATACGGCAAATGTCCAAGTTGCCGGGCTCTCAGGCGCGACCGCCTATTATGTAAAGTTTGCTGCCGGAAGCTTTAAAGACAGCAATGGTCTTGCATCGACGGGAATGAGCTCGAAGACGCAGTGGACGTTTACAACCGCTGCCGACGCTCCGAGCTTTACAACCTCGCCTGTTTACATTGCCGAGTTTCTACTTGAGAATGGAAACCGGTCAGCCGTCGAAATTTATAGCAACAGCAGCGACCTTACAGGCTATAGCTTGTTTGTTTACGGACGTCAAACTACAAATGGGCAATATTACGAGCATGAGATCGCTCTTCCTATGCTCACTCAAAACGGACTTACCATTATTATAGACACTGCATTTTACGATTATATGGATATAACCTCGGCATATTATTTCAATTATGAAGATAAGTTTTCTCCGGAATGGAACATTACGGTTAGTGGCCTAGCCCTTAAGAAAAACGGCGTGGTCGTTGATGTAGTTGGCGATATCAGCTCAAACGGAGCTTTAACCAGCAGCCTGTTCCCAAGCGGCGGTACAATGGTCCGCAAGTCAGGTCAAATCGGCAAGAGCTTGTACGATACCAGCCAGTGGTCCTATTATCCTAAAGGGACGTACCAGTATATTGGGTATCACACGTCGTAA
- the uraA gene encoding uracil permease, with translation MKNRNAIGIMDRPPLGQSLMLSLQHLFAMFGSTVLVPNLLGVDPAVCLLMNGIGTLLYLWICKGKIPAYLGSSFAFITPAGAVIGQHAAGEPGNYAAALGGFIAAGVIFTLVALIIHYAGTGWINVVFPPAAMGAIVAIIGLELIPVAAKMAGWIMPDNYKDPANWTMDGSTVALSTITLAITVFGSVLFRGFMKIIPILIGIVSGYVLAQFMGMTDFSGVSESGWLQSPQFTMPVFQWAAILAIAPAALVVIAEHIGHLVVTSNIVEKDLSKDPGLSRSMLGNGISTMISGFVGSTPNTTYGENIGVLAITKVYSTFVIGGAAVIAIVLSFSGKFSALISGIPTPVMGGVSLLLFGVIAASGFRMLVESKVDYSKPTNLFLTTVVMVTGLSGVTIKLGDFSISGMALATVVAILLSLLFKLFDVLKLSNDHEASGH, from the coding sequence ATGAAAAACCGTAATGCAATTGGAATTATGGATCGCCCTCCGCTAGGGCAGAGCCTGATGCTGAGCTTGCAGCATCTATTCGCCATGTTCGGCTCCACCGTGCTTGTGCCGAATTTGCTCGGCGTCGATCCGGCTGTGTGCCTGCTTATGAACGGAATCGGCACCTTGCTTTATTTATGGATTTGCAAAGGCAAAATCCCCGCTTATCTTGGCTCCAGCTTTGCCTTTATCACTCCTGCCGGAGCGGTAATCGGCCAACATGCAGCTGGTGAGCCGGGCAATTATGCCGCAGCGTTGGGCGGTTTTATTGCCGCAGGCGTTATTTTCACACTTGTCGCCTTGATTATTCATTATGCGGGAACGGGCTGGATTAACGTCGTTTTCCCTCCTGCGGCGATGGGCGCGATTGTAGCGATTATCGGGCTGGAGCTCATTCCGGTCGCTGCGAAAATGGCTGGCTGGATTATGCCAGACAACTATAAAGACCCGGCAAACTGGACGATGGACGGTTCAACGGTCGCATTGTCTACCATTACGCTGGCTATAACCGTGTTTGGCTCGGTGCTGTTCCGCGGGTTTATGAAGATTATTCCGATTCTTATTGGAATCGTGTCCGGCTATGTCCTTGCACAATTTATGGGCATGACTGACTTTTCCGGCGTTAGTGAAAGCGGCTGGCTGCAGTCTCCTCAGTTTACGATGCCAGTCTTCCAGTGGGCAGCCATTCTTGCCATCGCTCCCGCTGCGCTCGTCGTCATAGCCGAGCATATCGGCCATCTGGTCGTAACGAGCAATATCGTCGAAAAGGATTTGTCGAAGGACCCAGGACTCAGCCGCTCCATGCTGGGCAACGGCATTTCAACGATGATCTCCGGCTTCGTCGGCTCCACGCCTAATACGACCTACGGCGAAAATATCGGCGTACTCGCGATCACGAAGGTTTATTCGACCTTTGTCATTGGCGGCGCTGCTGTCATCGCCATTGTGCTCTCTTTTTCAGGAAAATTCTCGGCGCTCATTTCGGGCATTCCGACTCCTGTTATGGGCGGTGTTTCCCTGCTTCTGTTCGGCGTTATCGCCGCATCCGGCTTCCGGATGCTCGTGGAATCAAAGGTCGATTACAGCAAGCCGACTAATCTGTTTCTGACGACGGTTGTTATGGTAACCGGACTCAGCGGCGTCACCATTAAGCTCGGCGATTTCTCCATCTCCGGCATGGCGCTTGCGACAGTCGTAGCGATTTTGCTAAGCCTGCTGTTCAAGCTGTTTGATGTGCTGAAGCTGTCCAACGATCATGAGGCATCGGGGCATTAG
- a CDS encoding ATP-binding cassette domain-containing protein — protein sequence MPTVDLDIYEGEFTVIMGNFGSGKSTLLYLLSGLDYVTCPSSRA from the coding sequence ATGCCAACCGTGGATTTAGACATTTATGAGGGCGAATTCACTGTCATTATGGGCAACTTCGGTTCCGGCAAGTCGACGCTGCTGTACTTGCTAAGCGGCCTGGATTATGTGACGTGCCCGTCGTCTCGTGCCTGA
- a CDS encoding L,D-transpeptidase, with amino-acid sequence MPSYRIIVDLSDRRLYLLDGNMVVNAYPVGIGKMLTQSPLGEFTIINKQPNPGGPFGAFWMGLSKPHYGIHGNNDPSSIGRMVSHGCIRMYNDDVVALAHLVPINTRVTIRE; translated from the coding sequence ATGCCTTCATACCGCATTATCGTTGATCTATCTGACCGCAGGCTGTATTTGCTCGATGGCAATATGGTTGTAAACGCCTATCCTGTTGGCATCGGCAAAATGCTGACGCAATCGCCGCTCGGCGAATTTACGATTATTAATAAACAACCTAATCCCGGCGGGCCATTCGGCGCTTTCTGGATGGGATTGTCCAAGCCGCATTACGGCATTCATGGCAACAATGATCCTTCCTCTATCGGACGCATGGTATCGCATGGCTGCATCCGCATGTACAATGACGACGTTGTCGCTCTCGCCCATTTGGTTCCGATTAATACCCGTGTGACCATTCGGGAGTAA
- a CDS encoding ATP-binding protein, with protein sequence MQLHETVLIAIDHARIEQMLAHFVANALKASSPGDTIRIEAQLDANKEQLMAAPLNSEAITAVAPFFISLFPSANRIMVNRCTNT encoded by the coding sequence TTGCAGCTGCATGAGACCGTACTGATCGCTATCGACCACGCGCGTATTGAGCAAATGCTTGCTCACTTCGTGGCGAATGCGCTTAAAGCATCCTCCCCAGGCGATACGATTCGTATAGAGGCCCAGTTGGATGCGAACAAGGAGCAGCTTATGGCGGCTCCATTGAATTCAGAAGCAATAACGGCAGTGGCACCGTTTTTTATTTCACTATTCCCCTCTGCTAATCGCATAATGGTTAACCGTTGTACCAATACATAG
- a CDS encoding dockerin type I domain-containing protein, producing MLSKGTKRVKELTRCVAAVIVFVLLAALALPSQEANAAVGPLYLNSPQDIKFYTYNGITEMYIADTGNNRVIRADQDGLANLIVPVNNPTAVAVDQGGNIYVAESGLTAGLHAFNRDGGLLSLVKHNGQAMDNPIDLITQMMVPVVQNYPKLMNIKSLIVRQKINPNNQQVYTDANFYYESYGTISYFPATYGMVNTKASLRLDLSGSSRGSSGQGEPGFALHFDGKLWDSGGHYVDLDSVFNTFPGDGYSTGEIAVDFIGEMFYVVMNKTKIYRTSYNGASYSNRPTLQPWLNLTDDYSISEPHALAIGPDNKLYVTDAPQNRIVVLNLDDTGTFNRVLSLTSELNDPPIAGSFIKRGKKGHAIALNGSDFLNYYSDPNGHAMKGIRVVTLPAHGTLSLAGVPVQAEQAIAEASLNGLIFTPDAAWGGTTFFEWLALDSGGTYSETAGKVELIIGLKGDANGDGAVTPADALLITKYLKGKITLTADQLEALDMDEDGEVTEADATLIMNIYMGNAT from the coding sequence ATGCTATCGAAAGGAACAAAAAGGGTGAAGGAATTGACCAGATGCGTTGCTGCGGTAATCGTCTTTGTATTATTGGCCGCATTAGCGCTACCGTCCCAAGAGGCGAATGCCGCGGTTGGTCCCCTGTACCTCAACTCACCGCAAGATATCAAATTCTACACTTACAACGGCATAACGGAGATGTACATCGCCGACACGGGTAATAACCGGGTCATTCGGGCGGATCAGGACGGGCTGGCGAATTTGATTGTTCCCGTTAATAATCCGACGGCAGTCGCTGTCGACCAAGGCGGCAATATTTACGTTGCCGAATCGGGCTTGACCGCGGGCCTGCATGCGTTTAACCGGGACGGAGGACTGCTTTCGCTAGTGAAGCATAACGGGCAGGCGATGGACAATCCCATCGATTTAATCACCCAGATGATGGTCCCCGTCGTCCAAAACTATCCGAAGCTTATGAACATCAAAAGTCTTATCGTTAGACAGAAAATTAACCCGAACAACCAGCAAGTGTACACAGATGCCAATTTCTATTATGAAAGCTACGGAACAATCAGTTATTTTCCTGCGACATATGGCATGGTTAATACAAAAGCTAGTCTTCGACTGGATCTGAGCGGCTCGAGCCGCGGCAGCTCCGGTCAAGGAGAGCCGGGCTTCGCGCTTCACTTTGACGGTAAACTCTGGGATTCTGGCGGCCACTACGTCGACTTGGATTCTGTCTTTAACACGTTTCCAGGGGATGGCTACTCGACGGGGGAAATCGCGGTCGATTTCATCGGAGAGATGTTTTACGTGGTTATGAACAAGACGAAAATCTATCGTACTTCCTATAACGGCGCTTCCTACTCAAATCGCCCAACACTTCAGCCCTGGCTCAACCTGACCGACGATTACAGCATTAGCGAGCCGCATGCCCTTGCCATCGGTCCCGACAATAAGCTGTATGTGACGGATGCGCCGCAAAATCGCATTGTCGTTCTTAATTTGGATGATACCGGCACCTTTAATCGGGTGCTTAGCTTGACCTCCGAGCTGAACGATCCTCCGATCGCCGGCTCTTTCATTAAACGAGGCAAGAAAGGCCATGCGATTGCCTTGAACGGCTCGGATTTCCTGAACTATTATTCCGATCCGAACGGACATGCGATGAAGGGAATTCGCGTCGTTACGCTGCCGGCTCACGGCACGCTCAGCCTCGCAGGAGTTCCTGTTCAGGCCGAACAAGCGATTGCTGAGGCCTCGTTGAACGGCTTGATATTCACGCCCGATGCAGCTTGGGGAGGTACGACCTTCTTCGAATGGCTGGCTCTGGATTCCGGCGGGACGTATTCCGAAACGGCCGGCAAGGTGGAGCTTATCATAGGGCTGAAGGGAGATGCCAACGGGGACGGAGCCGTAACGCCTGCGGACGCGCTGCTCATCACCAAATATCTAAAAGGGAAAATTACGCTGACGGCAGATCAGCTCGAAGCACTCGACATGGATGAAGACGGCGAAGTGACCGAAGCGGATGCTACCTTGATTATGAATATCTATATGGGCAATGCAACCTAA
- a CDS encoding S-layer homology domain-containing protein, with product MNYSYANRSGLRGRFSAFLALLLVLALLVPALPIASAAPSGTPSVRVGTVAGAPGDYIDVPVFFDSNSSDLYVYRSDIAINYDPNVLEPVAGEEAAISGLVKAIDSNAFLLVDNATTGSLKLKLTLTGFIEDSSELFTLRFKIKEGAPAGDSGLTLVQGQLYEDIAPVSADLVSGKVTVSLSGNVSIEIGSASIMEGEAGIVSVPVKAMTLDKAVASYGIRIKFDPDVLSFDGIVEQGLMSNYNNTDGWLIVSWLDLTGGDSPIPASQDAQNLFTIKFAVEDDAPIGDHALTIESPTDVRELTFTDVHAVEMNKTVANGKVSVVVPPAAPASVTATPGDGKIGLAWPAVPMAETYKVYLYEGVAGPENVTDWVEIAGGVSTNAYTAEGLTNGTSYVFAVKSVNLAGASGLSPASEAVAPVPAPGAPKDFNATPGNGTALISFAKPVGTVGEPILKYRVEVLLDSDIVSVKEVPESGESLYSASFDSLSNGKTYTIRIYAVNVAGDSAPLVGTVRPVAKPMAPSILSVVPGNGQVQVTLGAPANVNEAPVDRFIVTSNPGDISVTVGGDQLSAVITGLTNGTSYTFKAVAQNAAGISDPSAASQAVIPTAPITGSGGGGASTSTQQIKLEVSDGSGKGGVVASTTIARTTLADGRKKDEVTLTSAQAEQAVKQLKEAGSSTARIVIPDEKDEVADLNVKLPAEAAKQFAAQGVDLQIWTNNGGILIPSRSLQGLQEEVYFHIVPIKAAAERKQVEERLKGEPTLLRLATADGLQLIGRPMKIETNMSSREVTLELPVGEDLPRAELEKLGVFIEHSDGTKEWVKGEQVGYNGTDKPGIRFTITKFSTFSIVKLNVDSLSHTAYIQGYSDGTFRPNQAVRRVEMAALLSRAMPETATGVADAAYSDLPSAAWAKQAISQATAQGYMQGSGGRFMPDKLITRAEMAVIVDRLLKSEMSEGDAPSSFKDTDSHWAAGAIRRVSAAGIMSGSGGGLFRPNDSLTRAEAVVILNRVLERGPLTGERAAWKDVPESHWAFGHIQEASTDHRFTRNSGGGEQSLGN from the coding sequence TTGAACTACTCTTATGCTAACCGATCTGGATTGCGCGGCAGGTTCAGCGCTTTCCTTGCTTTGTTGCTGGTGTTGGCGCTGCTGGTGCCGGCGCTCCCGATAGCATCCGCTGCCCCGTCGGGTACGCCATCCGTGCGTGTCGGCACGGTGGCAGGAGCGCCGGGTGATTATATCGATGTGCCGGTTTTCTTCGACTCAAATAGCTCCGATCTGTATGTCTACCGGTCGGACATTGCGATTAATTACGATCCGAACGTGCTCGAACCGGTGGCAGGAGAGGAAGCAGCTATTAGCGGGCTGGTCAAAGCAATCGACTCCAACGCGTTTTTGCTCGTAGACAATGCAACAACTGGAAGTCTGAAGCTTAAGTTGACGCTTACCGGTTTTATCGAAGACTCCAGCGAGCTGTTCACGCTGCGGTTTAAAATCAAGGAAGGCGCGCCAGCAGGCGACTCTGGCCTGACGCTCGTTCAGGGTCAGCTTTACGAGGACATCGCTCCGGTATCCGCCGATCTCGTAAGCGGGAAGGTGACCGTGTCTCTATCTGGAAATGTGTCTATTGAAATCGGCTCGGCGTCGATCATGGAAGGAGAAGCAGGCATCGTCTCCGTGCCGGTGAAGGCGATGACGCTTGATAAGGCGGTAGCCTCCTACGGCATTCGAATTAAGTTCGATCCAGACGTTTTAAGCTTTGATGGAATTGTGGAACAAGGCTTGATGTCGAACTATAACAATACCGACGGCTGGTTGATTGTTTCTTGGCTGGATCTGACGGGCGGAGATAGCCCGATTCCAGCTTCTCAGGATGCTCAGAACCTGTTCACGATCAAGTTCGCAGTTGAAGATGACGCGCCGATCGGCGATCACGCCCTGACTATCGAGTCGCCGACTGACGTGCGGGAGCTGACGTTTACAGACGTGCATGCCGTGGAGATGAACAAGACTGTTGCAAACGGCAAAGTTTCCGTTGTGGTTCCCCCCGCAGCGCCGGCATCGGTCACCGCGACTCCGGGTGATGGCAAGATCGGGCTGGCCTGGCCGGCCGTTCCGATGGCGGAAACGTATAAAGTATACCTTTACGAGGGAGTGGCTGGGCCAGAAAACGTCACTGACTGGGTGGAAATTGCTGGTGGGGTCAGCACCAATGCGTATACTGCAGAGGGACTGACTAACGGTACATCCTACGTATTTGCAGTCAAGTCGGTCAACCTTGCCGGGGCATCCGGTCTGAGCCCGGCTTCGGAGGCTGTTGCTCCTGTGCCAGCTCCTGGAGCGCCGAAGGATTTTAATGCCACGCCAGGCAATGGGACGGCACTCATCTCCTTCGCGAAGCCGGTCGGTACGGTCGGCGAGCCGATATTGAAGTACCGCGTCGAAGTGCTGCTAGACAGCGACATCGTTTCGGTGAAGGAAGTGCCTGAAAGCGGCGAGAGTTTGTACAGCGCGAGCTTTGATAGCTTGTCTAACGGAAAAACGTACACGATTCGCATCTACGCGGTGAACGTTGCCGGAGATTCTGCGCCGCTGGTCGGCACGGTTCGTCCGGTGGCGAAGCCGATGGCTCCATCTATCCTGTCGGTTGTGCCGGGCAATGGACAAGTACAGGTTACCTTGGGCGCGCCGGCCAATGTGAACGAGGCGCCGGTAGACCGTTTTATTGTGACGTCTAATCCAGGCGACATCTCTGTCACAGTTGGTGGGGACCAATTATCGGCCGTTATCACCGGGCTCACAAACGGCACGTCCTATACCTTCAAGGCCGTGGCCCAAAATGCTGCGGGGATCTCCGATCCGTCCGCAGCATCACAAGCTGTCATACCGACGGCGCCGATAACGGGCAGCGGTGGCGGCGGAGCTTCGACGTCGACACAGCAAATTAAACTCGAAGTCAGCGATGGCAGCGGCAAGGGTGGCGTCGTAGCCAGCACGACCATCGCAAGAACGACCCTTGCGGACGGCCGCAAGAAAGACGAAGTGACACTGACGTCGGCACAAGCGGAGCAGGCGGTTAAGCAATTGAAGGAAGCCGGCTCGTCTACAGCCAGAATCGTCATTCCCGATGAGAAGGACGAGGTAGCCGATTTGAATGTCAAGCTGCCGGCAGAGGCTGCGAAGCAGTTTGCTGCGCAAGGCGTTGATTTGCAAATCTGGACCAACAATGGTGGCATTCTCATCCCAAGCCGCTCCTTGCAAGGCTTGCAGGAGGAAGTGTATTTCCATATCGTACCGATCAAGGCAGCCGCCGAACGCAAGCAGGTGGAAGAGCGCCTCAAAGGCGAACCAACGCTTCTTCGACTAGCGACGGCGGACGGCTTGCAGTTGATTGGTCGGCCAATGAAGATCGAGACGAATATGAGCAGTCGCGAGGTGACTCTTGAGCTTCCGGTAGGCGAGGATTTGCCGAGAGCGGAGCTGGAGAAGCTGGGCGTTTTCATCGAGCACAGCGACGGTACGAAGGAATGGGTGAAGGGCGAACAAGTCGGCTATAACGGAACGGACAAACCGGGCATCCGGTTTACGATTACTAAGTTCAGCACCTTCTCCATCGTGAAGTTGAATGTGGATAGCCTGTCTCATACGGCTTACATTCAAGGATACAGCGATGGTACGTTCCGTCCGAATCAAGCGGTTCGGCGGGTGGAAATGGCGGCGCTGCTATCCAGAGCGATGCCGGAGACTGCTACAGGAGTAGCGGATGCGGCTTACTCCGATCTGCCGTCCGCTGCATGGGCGAAGCAGGCGATCTCACAAGCGACGGCGCAGGGCTACATGCAGGGCTCTGGCGGTCGATTCATGCCGGACAAGCTGATTACCCGCGCGGAAATGGCAGTGATCGTCGATCGCTTGCTGAAGAGTGAAATGTCAGAGGGCGATGCTCCCTCGTCATTCAAGGATACTGACAGCCATTGGGCGGCCGGAGCAATCAGGCGAGTAAGCGCAGCTGGCATCATGTCCGGCTCTGGAGGCGGTCTGTTCCGTCCGAACGACTCGCTGACGCGTGCAGAAGCGGTCGTCATTCTGAACCGCGTGCTGGAGCGCGGTCCGCTAACGGGCGAGAGAGCTGCTTGGAAGGACGTTCCGGAAAGTCATTGGGCGTTCGGACACATTCAGGAGGCGTCCACGGATCACCGCTTCACCCGGAACTCGGGTGGCGGAGAGCAGTCTCTAGGCAATTAA